In the Leptotrichia sp. oral taxon 212 genome, one interval contains:
- a CDS encoding glycosyltransferase family 2 protein has protein sequence MKMSIIIPCYNEEENIPIILDKFDNILTNEDIEIILVNNGSTDSSDEVLRRLLPKYLFARTVLVPINKGYGYGILQGLKEAKGDFLGWMHADMQTTPSDVLKSYKILEENSWNKNIFVKGRRRKRPLFKRIVTFGMSLFESILFGEILHDIGAQPNFFLKSFLTAGLIHL, from the coding sequence ATGAAAATGTCTATAATTATACCGTGTTATAATGAAGAAGAGAATATACCGATAATTCTTGATAAATTTGATAATATTTTGACTAATGAAGATATAGAAATAATATTAGTTAATAATGGTTCTACTGATAGCTCAGATGAAGTTTTAAGGAGACTGCTTCCTAAATATTTATTTGCGAGAACGGTGCTGGTTCCTATAAATAAAGGATATGGTTATGGTATTCTTCAAGGTTTAAAAGAAGCAAAAGGAGATTTTTTAGGGTGGATGCATGCAGATATGCAGACAACTCCAAGTGATGTTCTTAAATCATATAAAATTTTAGAAGAAAATTCATGGAATAAAAATATATTCGTAAAAGGTCGTAGAAGAAAGCGTCCTCTTTTTAAAAGAATAGTTACTTTTGGGATGTCTTTATTTGAATCAATATTATTTGGAGAAATTTTACATGATATTGGAGCGCAACC
- a CDS encoding GtrA family protein, which produces MKNKVLKEFLFFAFTRYITGVLDVGIMVIGVEIFKQDDKLLKIISNVIGIILNYITSKFLIFKK; this is translated from the coding sequence TTGAAAAACAAAGTATTAAAAGAATTTCTATTTTTTGCTTTTACAAGATATATAACAGGAGTTTTAGATGTAGGAATTATGGTTATAGGTGTTGAAATTTTTAAACAGGATGATAAATTGTTAAAAATAATTTCCAATGTAATAGGAATAATATTAAATTATATAACTTCAAAATTTTTAATTTTTAAAAAATAA
- a CDS encoding GtrA family protein, with product MIEIFKYGIIGALTTFLNIFIYFILRSVLNLNYILSSIIAWILALIFSFFANRNFVFEKKKN from the coding sequence ATGATAGAAATTTTTAAATACGGTATAATAGGAGCATTAACTACTTTTTTGAATATTTTTATTTATTTTATTTTAAGAAGTGTTTTGAATCTGAATTATATTTTGTCTAGTATAATTGCATGGATTTTAGCTTTGATATTTTCTTTCTTTGCAAATAGAAATTTTGTTTTTGAAAAAAAGAAAAATTGA